One window of Trifolium pratense cultivar HEN17-A07 linkage group LG5, ARS_RC_1.1, whole genome shotgun sequence genomic DNA carries:
- the LOC123886120 gene encoding uncharacterized protein LOC123886120, which translates to MRHNPTLFTGGYAPDAAVKWVEEVEIFEELCAFSPHYNTVDAEEAKCVKFESGLRPDIKHLIGFSQIRDFATLVDKCRICDDDGKAKTNYYKAMSDKRGRGQDRGKPYGDKGKKVVESSGGKKRGGGQCYKCGELGHKSYECPKKVDKCFNCGRLGHKSDVCQVKVTCFNCGEEGHKSPMCKKPKKTMGKVFALSEDDADQGDNLIRGTCFIYNTPLIAIIDTGATHSFISVDCMKRLSIPVSEMSGRMEIETPANGSVTTRLVCRDCPITVFGRHFGMDLVCIQLSGIDVIFGMNWLIFNRVHINCCEKTVVFPKPEESLHLMSKKEVVESLKEPVEVYALFASLKMEGEVKVEELPVVCEFPDVFPEDVSDVPPKREVEFTIDLVPGTSPISMAPYRMSASELNELKKQLEELLEKKFIRPSVS; encoded by the exons ATGAGGCATAATCCGACACTTTTCACTGGAGGCTATGCCCCAGATGCTGCTGTCAAGTGGGtagaggaagttgagatt tttgaAGAACTTtgtgcgtttagtccacactacaacaccgtgGACGCTGAGGAGgctaagtgtgtcaagtttgaaagtgggttgcgcccagacatcaagcatcttatcggattttctcaaatccgagactttgcaactttggtggataagtgccgtatttgtgatgatgatggaaaggccaagactaattactacaaggccatgagtgacaaaagaggaagaggtcaagaccgtgggaagccCTATGGTGACAAGGGGAAGAAGGTTGTTGAGTCtagtggtggaaagaagagaggtggtggacaatgctacaagtgtggtgagttgggtcataagtcttatgagtgcccaaagaaggtggacaagtgttttAACTGTGGGAGGCTAGGACATAAGTCGGATGTTTGTCAAGTGAAAGTgacttgtttcaattgtggcgaagagggtcacaagagtcctatgtgcaagaagccgaagaagactatgggAAAGGTGTTTGCCTTGAGTGAAGATGATGCGGATCAGGGagataatctcattagaggtacgtgtttcatctataacactcctttaattgcgattattgatacgggagcaacacattcttttatatccgttgattgcatgaagcgtcttagtatacctgtgtctgaaatgtctggtcgtatggaaatagaaactcctgctaatggttctgtaactacccgtctcgtatgtcgtgactgtcccataaccgtgtttggtagacactttggaatggacctagtgtgtatccaacttagtggAATAGATGTTATCTTTGGTATGAACTGGTTGATATTTAATCGAGTCCATATCAATTGTTGTGAGAAGACCGTTGTATTTCCTAAACCGGAGGagagtttgcatttgatgagtaagaaggaagtagtagagtcgttgaaggaacctgtagaggtgtatgcgttgtttgcatccttgaagatggaaggtgaagttaaggtggaagagttaccggttgtttgtgaatttcccgatgtatttccggaagacgtgtcagatgtaccgccgaagagagaagtagagtttacgatcgatttggtacctggtactagtccgatatctatggcgccgtatcgaatgtcagcgtcagaattgaatgagttgaagaagcaactagaagaactacttgagaagaagtttattcgacctagtgtatcg